One window from the genome of Haladaptatus paucihalophilus DX253 encodes:
- a CDS encoding acetyl-CoA carboxylase biotin carboxylase subunit, with protein sequence MFDKVLVANRGEIAVRVMRACEELGIDTVAIYSDADRNSGHVRYADEAYNVGPARAAESYLDQEAIIDAAKKAGADAIHPGYGFLAENADFAALVEATDGVTWIGPASESMEQLGEKTKARKTMREAGVPIVPGTTDPVEDPSEVTDFGDEHGYPVAIKAEGGGGGRGMKVVRGPEEAEDQLESAQREGEAYFDNANVYLERYLENPRHIEVQIIADHHGNVRHLGERDCSLQRRHQKVIEEGPSPALSDELREKIAESARDGADAAGYYNAGTFEFLVEEDEARGDGELLGVDTNFYFLEVNTRIQVEHCVTEWLTDVDIVKWQIRVAADEPLGFEQDDVELEGHAMEFRINAENAANDFAPATGGKLTTYDPPGGIGVRLDDALRQDDDLVTDYDSMIAKLIVHGADREECIVRSQRALAEYDIEGIPTIIPFHRLMLEDDEFVAGTHTTKYLDHHLDQDRIEEAQEKWGSAESAGEDEEVVEREFTVEVNGKRFEVNLEDRGGVAAVPSSSNGGGQKPKPAGGSGDGGSQAVVDAEGETVSAEMQGTILDVKVEEGDEIQSGDVVCVLEAMKMENDVVASRGGTVTQIAVSEGDSVDMGDVLVVVD encoded by the coding sequence ATGTTCGACAAGGTTCTCGTCGCAAATCGCGGGGAAATCGCGGTCCGCGTGATGCGCGCCTGTGAGGAACTCGGAATCGACACCGTTGCCATCTACAGCGACGCCGACCGAAACTCCGGACACGTGCGCTACGCCGATGAGGCGTACAACGTCGGCCCGGCGCGGGCAGCCGAATCGTACCTCGACCAAGAGGCCATCATCGACGCCGCGAAAAAGGCCGGTGCCGACGCGATACACCCCGGTTACGGGTTCCTCGCGGAGAACGCCGACTTCGCCGCGCTGGTCGAAGCCACCGACGGCGTGACGTGGATCGGCCCGGCCAGCGAATCGATGGAGCAACTCGGCGAGAAGACGAAAGCCCGGAAGACGATGCGGGAGGCTGGCGTGCCCATCGTCCCCGGCACGACGGACCCCGTTGAGGACCCGTCGGAGGTCACGGACTTCGGCGACGAACACGGCTACCCCGTCGCCATCAAGGCGGAGGGTGGCGGTGGCGGCCGCGGGATGAAAGTCGTCCGCGGCCCCGAAGAAGCGGAAGACCAACTCGAATCCGCCCAGCGCGAGGGTGAGGCGTACTTCGACAACGCCAACGTCTACCTCGAACGCTACCTCGAAAACCCGCGTCACATCGAGGTGCAGATCATCGCGGACCACCACGGCAACGTCCGTCACCTCGGCGAGCGCGACTGTTCGCTCCAGCGCCGCCACCAGAAGGTCATCGAGGAAGGCCCGTCGCCCGCGCTCTCGGACGAACTCCGCGAGAAGATAGCGGAATCCGCCCGTGACGGCGCGGACGCCGCCGGATACTACAACGCCGGTACCTTCGAGTTCCTCGTGGAAGAGGACGAGGCGCGCGGCGATGGCGAACTCCTCGGCGTGGACACGAACTTCTACTTCCTCGAAGTGAACACCCGAATTCAGGTCGAACACTGCGTCACGGAGTGGTTGACCGACGTCGATATCGTGAAGTGGCAGATTCGCGTCGCGGCCGACGAACCGCTCGGCTTCGAACAGGACGACGTGGAACTCGAAGGGCACGCGATGGAGTTCCGCATCAACGCGGAGAACGCCGCGAACGACTTCGCTCCGGCGACGGGCGGGAAACTGACGACCTACGACCCGCCGGGCGGAATCGGTGTTCGCTTGGACGACGCGCTCCGACAGGACGACGACCTCGTGACCGACTACGACTCGATGATAGCGAAACTCATCGTCCACGGTGCCGACCGCGAGGAGTGTATCGTACGCTCCCAGCGCGCACTCGCGGAGTACGACATCGAGGGAATCCCGACCATCATCCCGTTCCACCGCCTGATGCTCGAAGACGACGAGTTCGTCGCGGGGACCCACACCACGAAGTACCTCGACCACCACCTCGACCAAGACCGAATCGAGGAGGCACAGGAGAAGTGGGGTTCGGCCGAATCCGCGGGCGAGGACGAGGAAGTCGTCGAGCGCGAGTTCACGGTCGAGGTCAACGGCAAGCGCTTCGAGGTCAACCTCGAAGACCGCGGCGGCGTCGCCGCCGTCCCGTCGAGTTCCAACGGCGGCGGCCAGAAGCCGAAACCGGCGGGCGGCAGCGGCGACGGCGGCAGTCAGGCCGTCGTGGACGCCGAAGGGGAAACCGTGTCCGCCGAGATGCAGGGCACCATCCTCGACGTGAAGGTCGAAGAGGGCGACGAGATTCAGTCGGGCGACGTGGTCTGCGTCCTCGAAGCGATGAAGATGGAAAACGACGTCGTCGCGTCCCGCGGCGGTACCGTCACGCAGATTGCCGTCAGCGAAGGCGATAGCGTCGATATGGGCGACGTGCTCGTCGTCGTGGACTGA
- a CDS encoding class I SAM-dependent methyltransferase, with protein sequence MSDMDPARYYDEYGEREWERLERDPVTRMEFANTVDYLDRYLPDSGRVLDVGGASGRYALWLAECNYDVTLVDVSETQVELARENAAESGLEDVISAEQGDVRDLRFENEVFDAVCCLGGPLSHVVDDDERATAMRELRRVAASDAPVFVSVISRFAPLRDIMKFNLESSHGLLAPITEDGKYTAERVAEHADGEGWAECHFFRADEFEAELEDAGFDVEQLVGLEGVANRMKPELADASDEAVESVREVVRMLREDRAVVDFSEHMLAVCRV encoded by the coding sequence ATGAGCGACATGGACCCCGCGCGGTACTACGACGAGTACGGCGAACGCGAGTGGGAGCGACTGGAACGCGACCCCGTTACCCGCATGGAGTTCGCAAACACGGTCGATTACCTCGACCGGTACCTCCCCGACTCGGGCCGCGTCCTCGACGTGGGCGGCGCGTCGGGCCGCTACGCGCTCTGGCTCGCAGAGTGTAATTACGACGTGACGCTCGTGGACGTGAGCGAGACGCAGGTCGAACTCGCCCGCGAGAACGCCGCCGAAAGCGGCCTCGAAGACGTTATTTCGGCGGAGCAGGGCGACGTCCGAGACTTGCGATTCGAGAACGAGGTGTTCGACGCGGTGTGCTGTCTCGGTGGTCCCTTAAGCCACGTCGTGGACGACGACGAGCGCGCCACCGCCATGCGCGAACTCCGCCGGGTCGCCGCATCCGACGCCCCCGTCTTCGTCTCCGTCATCAGTCGCTTCGCACCCCTCCGGGACATCATGAAGTTCAACCTCGAATCCAGCCACGGCCTGCTCGCCCCCATCACCGAGGACGGCAAGTACACCGCCGAACGCGTCGCCGAACACGCCGATGGAGAAGGCTGGGCGGAGTGTCACTTCTTCCGCGCCGACGAGTTCGAAGCGGAACTGGAGGACGCCGGTTTCGACGTCGAGCAACTGGTCGGTTTGGAGGGCGTCGCCAACCGCATGAAACCCGAACTGGCCGACGCCAGCGACGAAGCCGTCGAGAGCGTGCGCGAGGTCGTCCGGATGCTTCGAGAGGACCGTGCCGTGGTCGATTTCTCGGAGCACATGCTGGCGGTGTGTCGAGTATAG
- a CDS encoding SAM-dependent methyltransferase, translated as MTNNSNSDSTNFVDIYVIGTGMVGTRQFTQEAISALEQCERVYLVHFQKSVKKYLEEFTDQVHVLTDEYNEGEKRDNTYARMAQQVLDGAEESEGPVVFALYGHPMVFVSPSRWVIDEAPERGLEVEVQPGISSMDCLYSDIAFDPAKNGVQMFEASDLLLREFDLNPDIPAMIWQVGMLESALYTTNSSEPERFTRFREYLERFYPPDHSVSLLQTATYPISNSRQIEFEIKDFEKMADEINAIQTLYIPPANERPVQNEELAELFKSKEHIETITNKNS; from the coding sequence ATGACAAACAATAGCAACTCGGACAGTACGAATTTTGTAGATATTTATGTGATTGGAACAGGAATGGTAGGAACCCGTCAATTTACTCAAGAAGCGATCTCAGCACTTGAGCAATGTGAACGAGTATATTTAGTCCATTTCCAAAAATCTGTCAAAAAATATCTAGAAGAATTTACTGACCAAGTTCATGTTCTCACTGATGAATACAACGAAGGTGAAAAGCGCGATAATACATATGCTCGTATGGCTCAACAGGTTCTAGATGGAGCAGAAGAGTCTGAGGGTCCTGTGGTGTTTGCCCTATATGGTCATCCAATGGTTTTTGTTTCACCTAGTCGATGGGTGATTGATGAGGCGCCAGAAAGAGGATTAGAAGTTGAAGTCCAACCAGGTATCTCATCTATGGATTGCTTATATTCCGACATTGCTTTCGACCCTGCTAAAAATGGCGTCCAGATGTTCGAGGCAAGCGATTTACTCCTTCGTGAGTTTGACCTTAATCCAGATATTCCGGCAATGATATGGCAAGTGGGTATGCTTGAATCGGCACTTTATACCACTAATTCAAGTGAGCCTGAACGATTTACTCGATTTAGAGAATATCTTGAGCGATTTTATCCACCGGACCATTCTGTTTCACTCTTACAGACCGCAACTTATCCGATTTCTAATTCAAGACAGATAGAATTCGAAATTAAGGATTTTGAGAAAATGGCTGATGAGATAAATGCAATCCAGACGTTATACATCCCACCAGCTAATGAACGACCAGTACAGAACGAAGAACTCGCTGAATTGTTCAAATCAAAAGAACATATAGAAACAATAACTAATAAAAACTCTTAA
- a CDS encoding nucleoside phosphorylase — protein sequence MAFPNLPGKQAADPLVTPAQHSEYRHAESETGRTRLPEAVVLCYSRGLMDYLTETHDGQHVGNYYGDLYSFADADYAVGVLGNFGIGAPTTAMLMDELVADGVETFLSIGFAGCLDDTIEMGDFIVCDKAIRDEGTSHHYAESEKFAHASESLTDETIGLLRERDERFHVGSSWTIDAMYRETKREVERYADEGILTVEMEASAVFTVAAHRGVDAASMFVVSDYLGPADWEPKFHLTGEDMQHLGDTAKAVLENGVA from the coding sequence ATGGCGTTTCCAAATCTTCCCGGAAAGCAGGCGGCCGACCCGCTGGTCACACCCGCCCAACACTCCGAGTACCGACACGCGGAAAGCGAAACGGGACGGACGAGACTGCCGGAGGCGGTCGTCCTCTGTTACAGTCGCGGATTGATGGACTACCTCACCGAAACCCACGACGGCCAGCACGTGGGGAACTACTACGGCGACCTCTATTCCTTTGCGGACGCCGACTACGCCGTCGGCGTTCTCGGCAACTTCGGGATAGGAGCGCCCACCACAGCGATGTTGATGGACGAACTCGTCGCGGACGGCGTGGAGACGTTCCTCTCCATCGGGTTCGCCGGGTGCCTGGACGACACCATCGAGATGGGCGATTTCATCGTCTGTGACAAGGCCATCCGCGACGAAGGGACGTCCCATCACTACGCCGAGTCCGAGAAGTTCGCTCACGCGAGCGAATCGCTCACCGACGAGACCATCGGACTGCTCCGCGAGCGCGACGAACGGTTCCACGTCGGGTCGTCGTGGACCATCGACGCGATGTACCGAGAGACGAAACGGGAGGTCGAGCGGTACGCCGACGAAGGCATCCTCACCGTCGAGATGGAGGCGTCCGCGGTGTTCACCGTCGCCGCCCATCGCGGCGTGGACGCCGCGTCGATGTTCGTCGTCAGCGACTATCTCGGCCCCGCCGACTGGGAGCCGAAGTTCCATCTGACGGGGGAAGACATGCAACACCTCGGGGACACCGCGAAGGCAGTTCTCGAAAACGGCGTGGCGTGA
- a CDS encoding MFS transporter — translation MSFRSSLKNRGFLSLWLAQVVSRIGDSIHEIALIWVVYEVTENPVLMSAVVVASLGPSVLFSLPAGSLVDRLNRKYILIGTDLIRGAAVLLIPLIGSRQLLVPVVLFVAAISGLMESFAGPARSSLIPRLVPNTELDSANALQQMTTSASQTLYVIGGIIVGVTGSFSAFYLDSASFFLSAIILLPISRQAGTPDRSSNNSTGLLAEARDAIDFIRQHRILPSVIILSALTGFALGPLAIVLPLFTENILGHGSTAFGILYGSLYAGVLIGGTIVGGVNTRLSSYRGIIMTGGTLLTGLSLILVAIIPSQVSFSLVAAIILFAFCGVAISLIQVPLQTLVQSAVPDERRGRVFSVMTAAGLAAPPVSVALTGPLLAQFGVINLLLIEGIFVSLSGIIIALTPLAHVGENDSARSDLLNN, via the coding sequence ATGAGCTTCAGATCATCACTTAAAAATCGAGGATTTCTTTCGCTATGGTTGGCTCAAGTTGTGTCACGGATTGGTGATAGTATCCATGAAATTGCACTGATTTGGGTTGTTTACGAAGTAACTGAAAATCCGGTGTTGATGTCTGCAGTAGTCGTTGCAAGTCTCGGACCAAGCGTGTTATTTTCACTTCCTGCCGGTTCCTTAGTTGATAGACTAAACCGTAAATATATTTTAATTGGCACCGACCTTATTCGGGGTGCAGCAGTTCTCTTAATACCACTCATTGGATCCCGCCAACTTCTCGTACCAGTGGTGCTTTTTGTTGCAGCTATTTCAGGTCTAATGGAATCATTTGCTGGTCCTGCTCGGAGTTCGCTTATCCCACGACTGGTTCCAAACACGGAACTTGATTCAGCAAATGCACTCCAACAAATGACCACTAGTGCATCACAGACCCTGTATGTGATTGGTGGTATTATTGTGGGTGTTACTGGATCATTTTCTGCATTTTATCTGGATTCAGCGTCATTCTTCCTTTCAGCTATCATTCTACTACCTATTTCGAGGCAAGCAGGTACACCAGACCGTTCAAGCAATAATTCCACAGGATTACTAGCGGAGGCGCGTGATGCGATTGACTTTATCCGACAGCACCGTATTTTGCCAAGTGTTATCATTCTCTCTGCCCTTACCGGATTTGCATTAGGCCCACTTGCCATCGTATTACCACTGTTCACCGAAAATATACTCGGACATGGGAGTACTGCGTTTGGGATACTGTATGGTAGCCTCTATGCGGGGGTTTTAATCGGTGGGACGATTGTTGGCGGGGTCAATACTCGTCTTAGCTCGTATAGAGGAATTATTATGACAGGTGGCACACTTCTCACTGGACTCTCCCTGATACTTGTTGCTATAATCCCATCACAAGTCTCATTTTCTTTAGTCGCTGCGATCATCCTATTTGCGTTCTGTGGGGTGGCAATTTCACTTATTCAAGTTCCACTTCAGACATTGGTTCAATCTGCAGTCCCTGATGAGAGACGCGGACGGGTTTTTTCTGTAATGACTGCCGCTGGGCTCGCTGCACCGCCAGTTAGTGTTGCACTTACTGGCCCGCTTCTTGCTCAGTTTGGAGTTATTAATTTACTACTTATTGAAGGTATTTTTGTATCTCTATCCGGTATTATTATTGCGTTGACTCCCCTTGCTCATGTTGGAGAAAATGATTCAGCGAGATCTGATTTACTGAACAATTAA